The following proteins come from a genomic window of Anabrus simplex isolate iqAnaSimp1 chromosome 7, ASM4041472v1, whole genome shotgun sequence:
- the Nle gene encoding notchless protein homolog 1 gives MEGDWSAAVLVQFVDQAGEAIGKPMQYSINVTKEELGGTCLVLLNESPDIPYSLFVNGQEIVGTLLSSLQGSALEEIVTVKFQRQAQFRVNAVTRNSGDLPGHTEAVVCAAFSQDSLYLATGSGDTTVRLWDVGGVYCLRICQGHKNWVLCVSWAPDTVRLASGCRSGSIIIWDPTTAQPVRTLNGHRDWITSLSWEPLHRSAPVRRLASSSKDTTIRIWDTVSGHTLVILSGHSLCVTTVRWGGIGFLYSGSQDRTVRVWKDKDGSLYKTLNGHAHWVNMLALSTDGALINGVFNPLANYSTMSLEEKVNLAKQRFERLYKNVGERVVSGSDDKTAIMWNPECHGNPITRLTGHQQSINDIAFSPDGKYIATASFDRSIKLWNGMDAKFISTFRGHVQAVYKISWSPDRQYLVSCSADSTVKVWRVETCKMERDLPGHADEVYAVDWSPDGEYVASAGKDRVVKIWHY, from the coding sequence ATGGAAGGCGACTGGAGTGCAGCGGTGTTAGTGCAGTTCGTTGACCAGGCTGGCGAAGCTATTGGTAAACCTATGCAGTACAGTATTAATGTGACCAAAGAAGAGCTCGGTGGGACATGTTTAGTGCTCCTAAATGAAAGTCCTGATATTCCGTACTCCCTTTTTGTAAATGGCCAAGAGATCGTTGGCACCCTTCTATCCTCTCTTCAAGGTTCTGCTCTTGAAGAAATTGTTACAGTTAAATTTCAGAGGCAAGCACAGTTTCGTGTGAATGCTGTTACAAGAAATAGTGGTGATCTGCCCGGGCACACGGAAGCAGTTGTTTGTGCAGCTTTCAGCCAGGACAGTCTATATCTAGCTACTGGTTCAGGAGATACTACCGTCCGATTGTGGGACGTTGGTGGTGTTTACTGCCTTCGTATTTGTCAGGGTCACAAAAATTGGGTGTTGTGTGTCTCGTGGGCGCCAGATACAGTAAGACTTGCCTCAGGGTGTCGCAGTGGCTCTATCATTATTTGGGATCCCACAACTGCTCAGCCCGTACGAACTCTGAATGGACATAGAGACTGGATAACTAGTCTTTCATGGGAGCCTTTACACAGAAGTGCTCCAGTCCGTCGACTAGCCAGCTCATCAAAAGACACCACTATCAGGATTTGGGACACTGTTTCTGGACATACATTGGTAATTTTAAGTGGACATTCACTTTGCGTTACCACTGTTCGATGGGGTGGTATTGGATTTCTGTACAGTGGTTCACAAGATCGAACTGTTCGTGTCTGGAAGGATAAGGATGGATCTCTTTACAAAACATTAAATGGACATGCTCACTGGGTAAATATGTTGGCTTTGAGTACTGATGGTGCCTTGATTAATGGTGTCTTTAATCCACTTGCAAACTATTCCACTATGTCTCTTGAAGAGAAAGTAAATTTGGCAAAGCAGCGGTTTGAGAGGTTGTACAAGAATGTTGGTGAGAGGGTAGTGTCAGGCTCAGATGATAAAACAGCGATAATGTGGAACCCAGAATGTCATGGGAATCCTATTACTCGCCTTACAGGTCATCAGCAGTCTATAAATGATATTGCCTTCTCGCCTGATGGAAAATATATAGCCACAGCCTCATTTGATCGTAGTATTAAGCTATGGAATGGTATGGATGCCAAGTTTATTAGTACTTTCAGAGGTCATGTTCAAGCAGTGTACAAGATATCATGGAGTCCTGATAGACAATACCTTGTCAGTTGTAGTGCAGACTCAACAGTTAAAGTATGGAGAGTAGAAACTTGTAAGATGGAAAGAGATCTTCCTGGACATGCCGATGAAGTGTACGCTGTGGATTGGTCACCAGATGGAGAGTATGTTGCTAGTGCTGGGAAGGACCGTGTTGTGAAAATATGGCATTATTGA